A window of the Mesorhizobium sp. genome harbors these coding sequences:
- a CDS encoding transglutaminase-like cysteine peptidase gives MGTMKTFLLLAATSVSVAGFWGQAQAAANFMPGGDRTTQPIGHYELCLRTPRECAAKTAKTKPVELTRQLWGQMIDINNAVNTMVAPRTDMEMWGQEEYWSYPDGEGDCEDYVLEKRRQLMALGIPAGNLLITVVRQRNGDGHAVLTVRTSLGDFVLDNLEPKILAWTDTDYTYLKRQSERNAGVWVAVNDSRAVAVGSVK, from the coding sequence ATGGGGACAATGAAGACTTTCCTGTTGCTGGCCGCGACGTCTGTGAGCGTAGCCGGATTCTGGGGGCAGGCGCAGGCGGCCGCCAATTTCATGCCGGGCGGGGACAGGACCACACAGCCGATCGGTCACTACGAACTCTGCCTCAGGACGCCGCGCGAATGCGCGGCCAAGACGGCGAAGACGAAGCCGGTCGAGCTGACCCGGCAGCTCTGGGGGCAGATGATCGACATCAACAACGCGGTCAACACGATGGTCGCGCCGCGCACCGACATGGAGATGTGGGGCCAGGAGGAATACTGGTCCTATCCCGACGGTGAAGGCGACTGTGAAGACTATGTGCTGGAAAAGCGGCGCCAACTGATGGCGCTTGGTATTCCCGCGGGCAATCTTCTCATCACCGTCGTGCGCCAGCGCAACGGCGACGGGCATGCCGTTCTCACCGTCCGCACCAGCCTGGGCGACTTCGTGCTCGACAATCTCGAGCCGAAGATCCTTGCCTGGACCGATACCGATTACACCTATCTGAAGCGCCAATCCGAGCGGAACGCGGGCGTCTGGGTGGCTGTCAACGACAGCCGCGCCGTCGCTGTGGGCAGCGTCAAGTAG
- a CDS encoding PAS domain-containing protein translates to MKLKGSIELFQYWDRLRNGRPSPKRTEIEPADIKSLLADTFILEKDVRGEAVFRLAGTRLCATFGRELKGFAFSSLWLQKDERVVARLAHGAFLAKSVVVINFDGISRNGRANAFELLLLPLDGGVDHPRSLGAITPAERPYWLGADPIVECRITSLRVVDPEREPLFLANRPAVPVPSLSPSLGAADTTIRPGAGGRRIRHLLVLDGGRESH, encoded by the coding sequence ATGAAACTCAAGGGATCGATCGAGTTGTTCCAGTATTGGGACAGGCTCCGCAACGGCCGCCCTTCCCCGAAGCGGACCGAGATCGAACCGGCCGACATCAAGTCGCTGCTCGCCGATACGTTCATCCTCGAGAAGGATGTCCGCGGCGAAGCCGTGTTCCGGCTGGCGGGCACCCGCCTGTGCGCCACTTTCGGCCGCGAGCTGAAGGGCTTCGCTTTTTCGTCGCTGTGGCTGCAGAAGGACGAGCGGGTCGTCGCGCGCCTCGCGCACGGCGCGTTCCTGGCGAAGTCCGTGGTAGTCATCAACTTCGACGGCATCAGCCGGAACGGCCGCGCCAACGCCTTCGAACTGCTGCTTCTGCCGCTCGACGGCGGTGTCGACCATCCTCGCTCGCTCGGCGCGATCACGCCGGCGGAACGCCCATACTGGCTGGGCGCGGATCCGATTGTCGAATGCCGGATAACGTCGCTGCGCGTCGTCGATCCGGAACGCGAGCCTCTGTTCCTGGCGAATCGGCCGGCAGTTCCGGTTCCCTCGCTCTCGCCGTCCCTTGGTGCCGCCGATACGACGATCCGGCCCGGCGCGGGGGGCCGCAGGATCCGGCATCTGCTGGTGCTCGACGGAGGCCGCGAGAGCCACTAA
- a CDS encoding MerR family DNA-binding transcriptional regulator: protein MAREYYTITELTREFDISTRTLRFYEDEGLIQPLRRGRTRLFRPSDRHLIKQIMRGKRLGFSINEIREIIQMYNEPPGEAGQLRLLIKRIEEKRNDLRQKRRDLEETLAELDQAEESCVERLAELGVNT, encoded by the coding sequence ATGGCGCGGGAATATTATACGATCACCGAACTGACGCGTGAGTTCGACATTTCGACGCGCACTTTGCGGTTCTACGAAGACGAGGGTCTGATCCAGCCGTTGCGGCGGGGCCGGACGCGGCTGTTTCGGCCATCCGACCGGCATCTGATCAAGCAGATCATGCGCGGCAAGCGTCTCGGTTTCTCCATCAACGAGATCCGCGAGATCATCCAGATGTACAACGAGCCGCCGGGCGAGGCGGGGCAACTCAGACTGCTGATCAAGCGCATCGAGGAAAAGCGCAACGATCTGCGCCAGAAGCGGCGCGATCTCGAGGAGACGCTCGCCGAACTCGACCAGGCCGAGGAATCCTGTGTCGAACGTCTGGCCGAGCTCGGCGTCAACACCTGA
- a CDS encoding gamma carbonic anhydrase family protein yields MPIYAIDGKSPQFEDRDSNFIAPDATLIGNIEVGRDVSVWFGAAIRGDNEKIRIGARTNVQEHTIMHTDPGYGLTIGEGCTIGHRALLHGCTIGDNSLVGMGAIILNGARIGKNCLVGAGALVTEGKEFPDNSLIVGAPAKAVRTLDDASAGRLKASAQHYVDNGRRFVKGLKKAD; encoded by the coding sequence ATGCCAATCTACGCCATCGATGGAAAAAGCCCGCAATTCGAGGATCGCGACAGCAACTTCATCGCGCCCGATGCGACCCTGATCGGGAATATCGAGGTCGGGCGGGACGTGTCGGTCTGGTTCGGCGCGGCGATCCGCGGCGACAACGAAAAGATCAGAATCGGTGCGCGCACCAACGTGCAGGAGCATACGATCATGCACACCGATCCCGGCTACGGGCTGACGATCGGCGAGGGTTGCACGATCGGCCATCGCGCCCTGCTGCACGGCTGCACGATCGGCGACAATTCGCTGGTGGGCATGGGCGCGATCATCCTCAACGGCGCCAGGATCGGCAAGAACTGCCTGGTAGGCGCCGGTGCGCTGGTGACGGAAGGCAAGGAATTCCCGGACAACTCGCTGATCGTCGGCGCGCCCGCCAAAGCCGTGCGCACCCTCGACGACGCGTCGGCCGGCCGGCTCAAGGCGTCGGCGCAGCACTATGTCGACAACGGCAGGCGCTTCGTCAAAGGACTGAAGAAGGCCGACTAG
- a CDS encoding PilZ domain-containing protein produces the protein MTSAAMDFSPSRAERRNFQRVRVKIYGRFMLEDRSEHPCQVLDMSPGNVLLRADRIGQPGEKVIAYIDHIGRIEGVVTRTQEDGFAMTIVASDRKKDKLAAQLTWLANKHELDLPEDRRHERIAPRNPISVVQLADGRQYQCRIIDLSLSGAAIEIDVKPALGTQVTLGTMRGQVVRHFEDGVAIEFAVVQRPESLEAEFSAGRSL, from the coding sequence ATGACGTCAGCCGCCATGGACTTCTCCCCATCGAGGGCCGAGCGGCGCAATTTCCAACGCGTGCGCGTTAAGATCTATGGCCGCTTCATGCTGGAGGACCGCTCGGAGCACCCGTGCCAGGTTCTCGACATGTCGCCCGGCAACGTGCTGCTCCGGGCCGATCGCATTGGCCAACCCGGCGAGAAGGTCATCGCCTATATCGATCACATCGGCCGCATCGAAGGTGTGGTAACCCGGACCCAGGAAGACGGGTTCGCGATGACTATCGTCGCGTCGGACCGCAAGAAGGACAAGCTGGCCGCACAGCTGACCTGGCTCGCCAACAAGCACGAACTCGACCTGCCCGAAGACCGTCGCCACGAGCGCATCGCGCCCCGCAACCCGATCAGCGTCGTGCAACTTGCCGACGGCCGCCAATACCAGTGCCGAATCATCGACCTGTCGCTCTCCGGCGCGGCAATCGAGATCGATGTAAAGCCGGCACTCGGCACGCAGGTCACGCTCGGGACGATGCGCGGACAGGTGGTCCGCCATTTCGAGGACGGCGTCGCGATCGAGTTTGCCGTCGTGCAGCGTCCGGAATCGCTCGAAGCCGAGTTCAGCGCCGGCCGCTCGCTGTAG